DNA from Rhodothermia bacterium:
CCGGCCTTTCATCATCTTGCGACGCTTCACGCGTTTAGGCATCAACATGGCTAATTACCTTTTATGCTTTTATGATTGATATTCCTTAAAATAACCGTACAACTTAGGGGGATTATCTATCTCCACCCCTATTGCCACCACGCCGACCACGATCTCCACGGTCACGATCCCGATCGCCTCGACGGCGACGTTCTGGACGTTCAGTACGTTCCTCTGTTCCCTGTGTGGCGTTACGTTGCGACTGGATATTCGGACTAAGGTCTGGGCGACCGATAATTTCGCCCTTAAAAATCCAAACTTTTATCCCCATCGTTCCATAGATGGTATAAGCGGTTGCTTCGCTATAATCAATGTCGGCACGTAAAGTATGGAGTGGAACGCGACCTTCTAAATATTGTTCGGTACGGCTCATTTCCGCCCCTCCCAATCGGCCGGACACACGCACACGAATGCCTTCAGCCCCCATTCGCATTGCTGCTTGAACACCTTGTTTCATCGCACGGCGAAAGGCAATTCTGCCTTCTAATTGTTGCGCAATGGTTTGTGCAACCAAGCTGGAGTCCAACTCCGGACGTTTGATCTCATTGATATTGATCTGGACATCCTTGTTGGTGAGTTTTTTTAACTCTTCGCGAAGCTTTTCAACCTCTTGTCCACTACGTCCAATCACAACACCAGGGCGGCTGGTATGTAGGGTAAGAATCACCCGCTTCGGCGTCCGTTCAATGATTACGCGGCTAAGGCCAGCCTTTTTTAAACGCGCCCGAAGGTATTTACGAATTTCTTCGTCTTCGATCAGTTTATCGGCAAAGTCTTTGCTATACCAGTTGGATTCCCAACCGCGGATAATTCCGAGACGCAAGCCGATAGGATTAGTTTTTTGTCCCAAAGTCGTAAACTTTTTTGTACCCTACGGTACGGATGAATTACTCGGATGCTTCTTCTTTATTCGCCACCACTACAGTAAGGTGACTGTTTCTCTTCTTAATCCGAAAGGCTCGGCCTCTCGAAACGGGCTGAATCCGTTTGAACATTGGCGCACCGTCCACAAAAATTTCGCGGATGTAGAGGGTGTTTTCGTCAATTGGCTCATCTCCAAACTGGTCACGCAAATTGCTATAAGCCGACGCGATGGTTTTTTCCACCGTTCTGGCAGCCATTTGAGGCATAAAGCGCAGTTTGTTCAGAGCATCCGGAACCCGCATCCCACGCACTTCATTCACAATGATGCGCATTTTAAGGGGGGACATCCGAACGTAGGTTTGGCGTGCTTTTGCTTCCATTGTATTATTTTATTCGTCAAATACTAGGTTTAAGGTGATCGCTGTACCAGACTTTCGCCCGTCCGCGCCGCCATCTTATCGCTTACCGCGCTTGTCTTTTTTATCTCCGGCGTGGCCGCGGAAAGTTCGTGTCAGGGAAAACTCGCCCAACTTATGACCCACCATCATTTCTGTTACATAAACCGGAATGAATTGCTTCCCGTTGTGTACGCCAAACGTATGACCTACCATTTCGGGCACAATCATCGAGGCGCGGCTATAGGTGTTGATCACCTTTTTTTTGCCCGATGCATTGACCGCATCTAATTTCTTTAGGAGTTTGTGAAAGACAAACGGTCCTTTTTTGAGTGAACGAGGCATAACTCGAATTCAATTATGTATGATCAGGTTTTGGTAAATTACCGATAAGTTTTTGAAAAATTCTTATCGGATTTATGGCCAATGTTTTATGCTTTGTTCCGTTTACGAACGATAAAGCGATCAGAAGCCTTTTTCCCACGACGTGTTTTATAGCCTTTTGCAGGTTGGCCCCATGGCGAGCGTGGGTGTCCACCGGATGCGCGGCCTTCACCACCACCCATTGGGTGGTCAATCGGGTTCATCGCAACACCACGTACTTTTGGACGTACTCCTTTCCAGCGTTTACGACCCGCTTTACCCAAAATAACGTTCATATGATCTGGGTTGCTCACTGTTCCAACGGTTGCTGTACATTGAGCAGGAACCATACGCATTTCGCCAGAGGGTAGCTTTAAGGTCGCCATTCCACCATCTTTTGCCGCCAACTGTGCAGAAGTACCCGCAGAACGTGCCATTTGAGCGCCTTTTCCGGGTTTCATTTCGATACAGTGAACAAACGTACCTAATGGGATTTTGGCAAGCGGTATGCTATTGCCTACTTCTGGCATGGCAGAGTCACTGGAAATCACTTTTGCGCCGACCGTCAACTTGTCCGGTGCAATAATGTACCGTTTTTCGCCATCTGCATAGACCAAAAGGGCGATACGTGCCGAACGGTTGGGATCGTATTCAATACTGGCCACCGTAGCCGGAATGTCTTTTTTATTCCGCTTGAAGTCAATGATACGATAACGACGTTTGTGTCCACCACCTTGATGACGAACTGTAATACGTCCGTTATTGTTTCGCCCACCTTTTCGTTTTGATTCGTCTAACAAACTTTTTTCAGGTACTGACTTGGTTACCATCGAAAAATCTGCCATCGAGCGCCTACGCTGTCCGGGAGTTGTGGGCTTTAAGGTTCTTAATGCCATTTTGTATGAGGTTTGCTCCTTTTCTTACAGATGCTTTTTTTAGGAGACGTTCTGTTTTGCAGGATTCTGTTCTGTTTAGATTTCTTCGTAGAAGTTAATTTCGCCAGAAGTAAGCGTAACAATAGCCTTCTTCCAAAAAGGACGCCGCCCCGCTAAAACACCTTTTTTGGTCATTTGGCGTCGTGCCTTTCCACGGACGATCATGGTACGTACTTCTTTGACCTGAACACCGGGATAAAAATCCTCAACTGCACGTGCTATTTGGATTTTATTGGCTCCTTTTGCCACTTTAAATCCATAGTGTTTGGATTCGCCCAATTTCGTCATTTTTTCCGTAAGGATCGGACGGACCAGAATTTTATTTGCATCCATTGCTGTTTCTCCTCTTAGACTTGTTGGGCTTGCTTGGAAAGGATCGCTGTAAGTTCTTCAACCGCGCTTTCTTGCAACAAGACCACTTGTGCATTCAGCAAATCGAGGGTCGAAGCATTTGAGGCTTCCATCACATTCATTTTCGGAAGGTTTCGGCCTGATCTAAAGATCACTTCGTCGTGATGCCCCGTTAGAAGCAACACTTTTTGCCCGGCCAATTGTAGTGCGCTCAAAACAGCGATCATATCCTTGGTCCGAGGAACTTCCATATCAAAGTTTTCAATTACCCGTATCGCATCCGCAGAAGCTTTGTAGCTTAAGGCAGAACGGCGTGCCAATTGTTTGGTTTTACGGTTTACGCTCACCACATATTTGTGGGGCCGAGGACCAAAAACAGTACCACCACCACGCTTTAGCGGTGATTTGTAATCCCCAGAGCGAGCACCACCGGTTCCTTTTTGGCGGTACAACTTTCGAGTAGAACGCGCTACTTCACTACGTTCTTTCGATTTGTGCGTACCTTGGCGGCCTGCGGCCTGAATCGAGCGGACATCTAACCAAATGGCATGGTCATTGGGGGTAATCCCAAACACGGATTCATCCAGTGTAATGGTGCGACCTGCGCTTTGTCCGTCTCGTGTATAAACTGTGAGTTCCATTTTATGTAAGTCTAGATAATCTATCGTTTAACGAGTTTTACTTGGTCATCGAAGGCCAGTTTATTTGGCTTTTCGGATTTCAACCAAGCTGTTTTTAGCACCGGGGATTGCACCTTTAATCAATATCAGATTTTGATCGGCCAAAATCCGAACGACAGTCAGTTTTTTAAGGGTTACTCTGTCGCCACCAGTTCTTCCGGCCATTTTCATCCCTTTAAATACACGACTAGGATCGGAAGACTGTCCCAGAGAGCCGGGTGCACGC
Protein-coding regions in this window:
- the rpsC gene encoding 30S ribosomal protein S3, which encodes MGQKTNPIGLRLGIIRGWESNWYSKDFADKLIEDEEIRKYLRARLKKAGLSRVIIERTPKRVILTLHTSRPGVVIGRSGQEVEKLREELKKLTNKDVQININEIKRPELDSSLVAQTIAQQLEGRIAFRRAMKQGVQAAMRMGAEGIRVRVSGRLGGAEMSRTEQYLEGRVPLHTLRADIDYSEATAYTIYGTMGIKVWIFKGEIIGRPDLSPNIQSQRNATQGTEERTERPERRRRGDRDRDRGDRGRRGGNRGGDR
- the rplV gene encoding 50S ribosomal protein L22; amino-acid sequence: MEAKARQTYVRMSPLKMRIIVNEVRGMRVPDALNKLRFMPQMAARTVEKTIASAYSNLRDQFGDEPIDENTLYIREIFVDGAPMFKRIQPVSRGRAFRIKKRNSHLTVVVANKEEASE
- the rpsS gene encoding 30S ribosomal protein S19 yields the protein MPRSLKKGPFVFHKLLKKLDAVNASGKKKVINTYSRASMIVPEMVGHTFGVHNGKQFIPVYVTEMMVGHKLGEFSLTRTFRGHAGDKKDKRGKR
- the rplB gene encoding 50S ribosomal protein L2 — protein: MALRTLKPTTPGQRRRSMADFSMVTKSVPEKSLLDESKRKGGRNNNGRITVRHQGGGHKRRYRIIDFKRNKKDIPATVASIEYDPNRSARIALLVYADGEKRYIIAPDKLTVGAKVISSDSAMPEVGNSIPLAKIPLGTFVHCIEMKPGKGAQMARSAGTSAQLAAKDGGMATLKLPSGEMRMVPAQCTATVGTVSNPDHMNVILGKAGRKRWKGVRPKVRGVAMNPIDHPMGGGEGRASGGHPRSPWGQPAKGYKTRRGKKASDRFIVRKRNKA
- the rplW gene encoding 50S ribosomal protein L23, with translation MDANKILVRPILTEKMTKLGESKHYGFKVAKGANKIQIARAVEDFYPGVQVKEVRTMIVRGKARRQMTKKGVLAGRRPFWKKAIVTLTSGEINFYEEI
- the rplD gene encoding 50S ribosomal protein L4, which produces MELTVYTRDGQSAGRTITLDESVFGITPNDHAIWLDVRSIQAAGRQGTHKSKERSEVARSTRKLYRQKGTGGARSGDYKSPLKRGGGTVFGPRPHKYVVSVNRKTKQLARRSALSYKASADAIRVIENFDMEVPRTKDMIAVLSALQLAGQKVLLLTGHHDEVIFRSGRNLPKMNVMEASNASTLDLLNAQVVLLQESAVEELTAILSKQAQQV